The sequence ACCACATGCATGAGTCTCAAAATGCTTACACTGAGGGAAAGAAGGCAGCGAGAAATAAACAcacactgtatgattctatttaaattaatttctttttctttctttctttcttttttctttaagtcactcagtcatgtcctactctttgtgaccccatggactatactgtccttggaattctccaggccagaatactggactggatagcctttcccttctctagaggatcttcccaagccaggtatCGAAtccagttctcccgcattgcaggctgattctttatcagctgagccacaagggaagcccaagaatactggagtaggtagcctatcccttctccagcagatcttcccaacccaggaattgaactgaggtctcctgcattgcaggcaggttctctaccaactgagctatcagggaagcccagaagatgCAAACTAATCCATGTGACAGAAACAGATCAGTGTTTCCCCTGAGGACAGAAGaggcaagaagagagaaaagtagGGTAGGTGCCAGGAAAATCCATGATCTTTAAGGTCTGCAGTGATAGTTTTATGGGCATACACAAATGTCAAAACTAGTCACATAGTGTACATTAGATATACAAAGTTTATTGTATGTCACTTACACTCCCCCAAATCTGggtgtttttaaagaaacaacaacaacaacaaaaaaaaccaagtGTGGCCCTGTTATTTCTCTATTGAATCCCTTTTTATAAGGGTTCCCAAATCCtcagactgaaaaccagaaagccTACTATAATGgttcattttatgtgtcaacttggctaggctgcaggacccagatatttggtcaaacacaaCTCTAGCTGTTTCCACGAAGCtattttttggatgagattaacattttaaTGCTCAGACTCTGATAAAGCAGATTGTCCTCCATAATGTAGGTGGGTCTCATCCAATGAGCCAATGGTCTTAAGAGAAAATCTGACCCCCAACCCCGGCCAAAAAAAGAGAGGCAAGTCTATTCTCAGACTACTTTCAGACTCAAACTATAACTTTTCCATGGGTTTCCAGGCTGCCAACTGACCCTGCAAAACTGGACTTGCTGGTGTCTACAATTACATGAACCAATTCCAATAACACTCttcctacacatacacacacacacaccatttgttCTATTTCCCTAATGAGCCTTGACTAATACACTTGCTATAACCTTAAGTGCCCTACAAATCTGACCCTCTGATATCTCTAAGCTTATTGCCTACCATCTCTCCCCAACTCAGCCCTGTCCAGCTGCACAGGCCCCTTAATGTCCCTGGAACAGGCCAGGCACCCACTCACCTCAGAGTATTTCTAGGTTTGATATCCATGCTTGGAATACTTTTACCCAGCTACCCCCATGGCTGGCTTACCTGTCCTCACTAATGTCTTGTTTGCTTATTACCTTTCCAACAAGCTCTACCTCCTGGATCATACAATGTTAAATTATGAACTCCATCCCCAGCGTGTTTGCCCTCCCTTTTTATGCCTCCATTATTCATAGAAGTTTTTACCTACAAGCAAAACCTAGGATTTATTGCAGACGTGAAAATCATCTTCTTTAGAGCTCACATTCCAGTAAAGAAGCagtaacaattaaaaaataagtaaagcttATGGTGTGTTAGTTCAAAACTGCTATGGAAAAAAAAGGAGTGTGATGAGCAGAACCAGGAGTGCTGGAATAAAAAGTCTAAAAGGGGATCAATTTTTTTAACCTGTAttcccagaaagaagaaaattgccTGGTATATAGTGTCatgcagtaaatatttttgtgtgCAAAAATTGTAAAtttatgcatttaatttttttcctattagaaGTGAGACCTCTGAGAAAAAGACAACACTCATTTTCCTAGACTAAAATTAATCAGACAGCTGAAGGCTGTTCTCAACACAAAAATCCAACTTAGAGGGGAAAATTATAGTCTTCCTAGAATGGGGAAATTTGGTAATTTGACTGACTACTCCGTGGTTCCCTGTTGTCAGAAGCACAGTAAGATTAAAGTTTACTTCAGTTTTAGCAAACCATCAGAAGTACTTTATAACTAGATACTGCATTGAAAAGGTAAACATTCTGGACTTTACTAAAACTGAACGTGAGAAACTTAATATTTGTAGCTCTGGAAAACACTagacaagaaagaagaaatatgaagTTGGTTTATATCTCATTTATTTCAACAGATAGAAACTGCAGATTATAAAGAAAAGTTACATCACCTATTACTAAGGATGATTCTTTAACCTAGCAAAAGAATGTTACACAAAACTTAAATTGGTTCTACTTGAGATTCCAAATGTTGACCATAGAAAAGTAAAGGGCTTTAACACATTTGAGAATCCTGACCATCTACCACATTGAGATCAGAAACTCAGGATATGAAAATGTATAGCTTGGTCCAAAATAGAATTGTTTCATGCCTCTAATCTTAGCCTAAAACAAACCTGCTTTCATCGTTAAAACAGAAGTATAAAATGTCAGCATAATGTTTTCCTTTTGAGAGTGATGGTTGGTGTGTGTTGTTATCTTAAGTCTTTCTCTCTTCAGGAAGATAAAACAATAGTGCAGCATATTCAAATAAGTCACATATTTGACTAATAAGGAGTTGGGGGCTTTGAAGACCATAAATTGCATGTGTGTTGTGGACAATCCTATATTGAGGATTATGGAAGAATAAATGGGCAGTAGATATGACTAAAGTGAAAGGAATTCATCCAATAACATTGTGACCACTTAAAGGACAGTTGGGAAGATGCTAGAGACATGGATGGTCAACACGCAACTTTTCAAGAGGGTATATCTGACAAGGTCAGTGGGTGAAATAACATGGTTAGGTGATTCTCACTGGATGAAAAGTTTATTGCTTCTGAAAAGAATTCCCAGAGCCAATTTCATGTCTCTGTTCCTTaggctgtagatgaaggggttcagcatagGGGTCACCACTGTGTACATCAGTGAGGCAATCATGTCTTTGTCCTTGGACTTGCCTGATGAGGTGGAAAAGTACAGCGCCATAATGGTTCCATAGAATAGAGACACCACAGagaggtgggagccacaggtggacagggcttTGCAGATCCCCTTGGTAGAAGGGACCTTCAGGATGGAGACCCCAATGAGGCCATAAGAGATCAGGATGCCACTCAGTGGGAGAATGACAACTGCAGTCCCTGCAGTGAATATGAGCAGCTCATTGAGAGAGGTGTCTGAGCAGGAGAGCTTGAGCAGGGCAGCAAGGTCACAGAAGAAATGTGGGATGATGTTCTCCGCACAGAAGGACAGCTGAGCCAGGAGGATGGTGTGGGACAGGGCACTGACACAAGAGAGGAGCCAGGATCCAGCCAGCAGAAACATACACAGCCCCCTGCTCATGATGGTGGTGTAGTGGAGAGGGTGACAGATGGCCACGTACCTGTCATAAGCCATCACTACAAGAAGAAGGTTATCGACGCAgccaaaaagtaggaaaaaatacaTCTGTGCTACACACCCTGCATAGGGGATGGATTGATCCTGGGTTTGCATGTTTATCAGCATGTTAGGGACAGTGACAGATGAAAAGGAGACATCAGTGAGGGCCAAgtggctgaggaagaagtacatgggggtgtggaggcgaGGGTCCAGCCTGATGagcaggatgatgagcaggttacCCAGCACCGTGGTCAGATACACACCTAGGAACAGGGCGAAGAACATGCCCTGCTGCTCTGGCTGGATAGGAAGACCCAGGAGGAGGAACTCAGATACATGGCTCTGGTTCTCAGGCCTCATGCTCTTCTTATCTCTGCTGGAAATGCTAGGAACTTAGACATACTGAGCATAACAATTACCATACATTACCAATTTCTCCCAGTGGCTGTTTCAATATACAGGCAAATCTCACTGTATTTTGCTCACACATTGAGGCTCATCCAGTCTGGGGACAACAATGAAAATATGATCTATCTGAACACGACCATTCACTTGGAGATATCAATTAAGCATCAATAAAGCAAACATCAATCAAACTCTTCAATGGAAATCAGGAGAGTTCATTTTTTTAACATAGTGGAGATACCACGAGAGACATTAGgagaataataaataatgcaCAGTCTCTTCCATAACTTTATAGCCAGACTGCTGCTTATGTGTTTGTGTCTGTCCCGCACACAGAcgcatgccacacacacacacacacacacacacacacacacacacacgttatagCAGTTCCTCAGAAACTTAAAACATAGAATATAATCCAGAAACTTCACTTCTAATAATAtgtccaaaagaattgaaagcagaagCCAAAGAGTTATTAGTACACCTATGTATAAAACAGCATTACTCACAGTAGCTGAAAGATGGAAACAATCTGTGTTcatcgacaaatgaatggataaacaaaatgttgcttttacatacaatggaatattattcagccttagaaaggaaagaaattctgacacatgctacaaggatgaaccttgaagacattatgctaggtAAAATCAGCCAGTCACAAAAGTGTTAATACTATATGATTTTAATTATATGAGACCTTAGAATAGTCATattcatagagacaaaaagtagaatggtggttggtggttgccagggacttgTGTGGGAGAGAAAAGTGAGGAGTTATTATCCAGTGGAAACAGAGATTCAGTTTAGAAAGCTAAAAATGTTCTAGAGGTGTCTGGTGGTGATGATTGTACaaggtgaatgtacttaatgtcactgaactgtacacttaaaaaccattgaaatggtaatttttatgttatatatatatatatgtttaccacaataaaaaatgtctACGTTCAAAAATATGCCACAAGGGATATTAAAGCATTGACTGAAGAGAAGCAGTCATAGGAGAGTGACccccaaaactaaataaatcaaTTTATTATTTAGGCAGGATGAATGATCAAGATCCCAGGTGAGGAACTAATGATAACAAAGGTATGAGGGGGCCATCAAGAAGCTTCCTGAAAATGCATGTTGACTTTTGGGGTCTTGCTCTCATATCCAAAGAAACAATAAGGGCCCAGACCATGATCCTTGAAGATGAACACATCCGTAACACTTGACTCactgcatttttaataaatttgccAATATATGTTAATAACTGCCTTCataaatctgcctgccaatgcaggagacagaggagatgccagctcaatccctggatcaggaagatcccctggaggaggaaagggcaacccactccagtattcttgcctggagaatcccatggacagagaagtctggcaggctacagtacgtgggatcacaaagagttgaacatgactgagcaagtgagcacacTCACACATAATTGCCTTCATATGCaccactgtctctctctccccttccatcTCCAGTGTTTTTAAATGCTTGAGTGAGCTCTAAGCATACAACCAAAGTGAGTGACATGAGAATTTGCTCAATGTGTGGCCTGAGAGCCAAGACATTAAAGATGCTGTAGGACCAAGAAGTTCTATCAGAATGTCCCCCAAAGTGGAAATGTGGAAATAATTAAATGTCGATGAAGAAAACTTGGGACCCTGGAGAAGTTTGATACTTTCAAGCCACCAGGACAAACTTCCACAAACTTAGCATAAAGATTACTTTGTTTAGAGCTGCCTGTTTCCGTCCAGAGCTGAAGCAAGAGAAGAGTCAGGCTGCAAGACTATCTCCCCAGGTCAAACGCAAACACATGTTTCTAAGTCACTTAGCCCACTCTTCTCTACACTCATTCAAGGAGAGAAGAATGAGATTGTGAGAGTGCTggacacaaaaacacaaacagaGTGACAAAGTGCTTCTTTTTGACCCTCTCTCACTTATCTTAGACAGAAGTGTAGAGGTTTTTATGGATTCAGACCAACTTACACAcaactttaaaatgaaatactttatCATTACACAacttaaaaatcatgaaaacaaAACCCTTCTACACTGCTGGTATGGATGTAAATGGTAtggctgctatggaaaacagtatggagtttccccaaaaacattaaaaacagaactaccgtatgatccagtgatcccaattctttttttttttttttttaattttttttattagttggaggctaaccacttcacaacatttcagtgggttttgtcatacattgacatgaatcagccatagagttacacgtattccccatctcgatcccccctcccacctccctctccacctgattccttgggtcttcccagtgcaccaggcccgagcacttgtctcacgcatcccacctgggctggtgatctgtttcaccatagataatatacatgctgttcttttgatacatcccaccctcaccttctcccacagagttcaaaagtctgttctgtacttctgtgtctctttttctgttttgcaaatagagttatcgttaccatttttctaaattccatatatatgtgttagtatgctgtaatgttctttatctttctggcttacttcactctgtataatgggctacagtttcatccatctcattagaactgattcaaatgaattctttttaacagctgagtaatattccatggtgtatatgtaccacagcttccttatccattcatctgctgatgggcatctaggttgtttccatgtcctggctattataaacagtgctgtaatgaacattggggtgcacgtgtctctttcagatctggtttcctcagtgtgtatacccagaagtggtgcgatcccacttctgagtatatatcagaaagaatagaaatcaggatctcaaagatATTTCTACATTTCCATGTGTATTACAGTACTACTCACAAAAGTTAAGttatgaaaacaacccaaatgcccattgacaggtgaacggataaagaaaatatggcatagacatgcaatggaatattattttgcttttaaaaaaggaaattctgatattTGTGACAATGGGGATGAACCTgggaaacattatgctaagtgaaataggtcagTCTTACAAGGAAAATTACTGCATGATTTCAGTTTAAGAAATTCACAGAAGCAGAGAATAAATGGAGGTTATCAAGCACTGAagaggaaaagaggggaaaatgCAGTGTGGTTATTCAATTGATATGAAGTCTCATTTATGCAAAATGAATTAGTTCTAGAGTCCTGCTATACAGCATATTGCCTAGAGTCAATATATTGTGCACTTAAAAACTCATTAAAagagttttaaactttttttacaCAGAAAACTGTGTAAAGTTTTCTACCACAAAAAAGGGACACAAGTAAATTTTTAGAGGGGATAGACATGTCAGTtacttgattgtggtgatggcttcatatgtgtgtgcatatgtccaAACTCCTCAGATTGTATACATTAGATATATACAGTATTGTATAACCATCACaccaaaaaaactttttaaacagaCGTGCTAAGACTACATCCAGGCAGCTCACAAATCAAACTCACACATAGAGAAACTCCACTACACACATTGAATCACATATAGTCAAACCCAACACACAGATAacttacacacacccacacaagcACACACCCATGCAGTACAGGAGAATTCTAGCCCTTCATGTTCTGTTATCAACCCATTATAGGACTTTCTACAGTGGTGGAAATATTCTACATCTGCTTTGTCCAATACAGTAGCACTAACCTCATGCTACCAAAGACTTGAAATAAGGCTAGTACAAGTAAAGaaccaagtttttaattttaggtaattttaatttattttaattttatggccaCCTGTGGCTGGTAGCACCATTTAGTCAGTGTGTGAACCAGTGAACACATGGTTGCACTAGCAATGTAAACataccttttctctctctttctcctagtCTTCACATCAATGCACATATCTAGGAAAAGAGATGCTTCCCCACCTTCCTCAGGTTGATGTTGATGTTTGCTGGTTCAGGCTGCTACCTAAATATCCGTCTCTTGTACCTCCATGACTTAAGGATCTTTAGCACCTTCCATGCCTGACTACAAGAACTAGAACAATGAGCAGGAAGATTCATTTTTATCGATAGGAGTAAGGCCCCAGGGACTCAGCCCCAAGCTTCTTGTTAGAAAAGAATCCAGCTGAGCTAATTGGCCAATTTCTTGCCTTCTTCTTGAGATGGGTCCTTGCAGAGGCCAAAGGACTGAGCCACAGGAGTCCCGGGAGAAGGTGTCCCTAATGTCACCGACATGTTAGCCGCTCCTCTGCCTGCTCATGAGGACAAGAAGAGGTGAATGCCCTTGACCTTTGAAGAACTCAGCAACGAACTCTGCCTCCCCATATATCACAGTAAGGTCCAGACAGAGCAGTATTAGCCCTTGAGATCCCCACACCACTGAATGTGTGGGATGGCAGCTGATAAATTTCAGTCTGTTTAGACATATTAAAACCCATGGGCTCAAGTTGAtttatgtccagttctagcttgACACCGTAGAGTTCTTTCCAGCCTCTCCTTTTCCATGTATGTGACAACTTTCCCCAACTGATGAATTACTCCCTTTTCCA is a genomic window of Muntiacus reevesi chromosome 3, mMunRee1.1, whole genome shotgun sequence containing:
- the LOC136162697 gene encoding olfactory receptor 1J4-like, producing the protein MRPENQSHVSEFLLLGLPIQPEQQGMFFALFLGVYLTTVLGNLLIILLIRLDPRLHTPMYFFLSHLALTDVSFSSVTVPNMLINMQTQDQSIPYAGCVAQMYFFLLFGCVDNLLLVVMAYDRYVAICHPLHYTTIMSRGLCMFLLAGSWLLSCVSALSHTILLAQLSFCAENIIPHFFCDLAALLKLSCSDTSLNELLIFTAGTAVVILPLSGILISYGLIGVSILKVPSTKGICKALSTCGSHLSVVSLFYGTIMALYFSTSSGKSKDKDMIASLMYTVVTPMLNPFIYSLRNRDMKLALGILFRSNKLFIQ